The Juglans regia cultivar Chandler chromosome 2, Walnut 2.0, whole genome shotgun sequence genome includes a window with the following:
- the LOC109005543 gene encoding uncharacterized protein LOC109005543, translating into MKKKPELSDEQELEILKAVAQAWQSHSGSSRPMAEFDAHKQNFKGKPSRFRQEFEAMSSKKSSDNGTEVVTWDFGQSLCDSYEIVTLSKRLEAGLVSDNPFTALNDLEGRVHRRLKEKGRNSLRNLFKVMSSRLHSTTSVFPCSFEKREQCFP; encoded by the exons ATGAAGAAAAAGCCAGAGCTTAGTGATGAGCAAGAGCTTGAAATCCTCAAGGCTGTGGCTCAAGCGTGGCAGAGCCACTCCGGCAGCTCTCGGCCGATGGCGGAGTTTGATGCCCACAAGCAGAACTTCAAAGGCAAGCCATCTCGATTCAGGCAAGAATTCGAAGCAATGAGCAGCAAAAAATCATCGGATAATGGCACCGAGGTTGTAACTTGGGATTTCGGGCAATCGTTATGTGATTCCTATGAGATTGTCACCTTGTCCAAAAGATTAGAGGCAGGGCTTGTTTCGGATAACCCGTTTACTGCCTTGAATGATCTCGAAGGTCGTGTCCATAGGAGGCTCAAGGAAAAGGGTAGGAATAGCCTAAGAAACTTGTTCAAAGTGATGTCTTCGAG GTTGCACAGCACAACATCTGTGTTTCCCTGTTCTTTTGAAAAAAGGGAACAGTGCTTCCCCTAA
- the LOC109005545 gene encoding pachytene checkpoint protein 2 homolog, with product MSTPMEITLQNPQEPNISDLENGDAASAPPPPPILNEDKVLVSVEVCLKPSSTARIDDVRSSVERMLENRSLSYNDGPIPVPLDDPFLTENVQRIRICDSDEWVQNHEVLLFWQVKPVVHVFQLSEEGPCEDLSEEGQLSSFNEWMLPAKEFDGMWESLIYESGLKQRLLRYAASALLFTEKGVDPFLVSWNRIILLHGPPGTGKTSLCKALAQKLSIRFSSRYPQSQLVEVNAHSLFSKWFSESGKLVAKLFQKIQEMVEEENNLVFVLIDEVESLAAARKAALSGSEPSDSIRVVNALLTQMDKLKSSPNVIILTTSNITAAIDIAFVDRADIKAYVGPPTLQARYEILRSCLLELMRKAILSSFQECDQLILPNYATMKEKLNMPETQEVQAPFRLCKQLLEAAGACEGLSGRSLRKLPFLAHAALSNPYHCDPGKFLCTMIDTARRELSELHE from the exons ATGAGCACTCCAATGGAGATAACCCTTCAAAACCCTCAAGAACCCAATATCTCAGATCTAGAAAATGGCGACGCAGCCTccgctcctcctcctcctcctattCTCAACGAAGACAAAGTCCTCGTTTCGG TTGAAGTGTGCTTAAAGCCCTCCAGTACAGCTCGGATCGACGATGTCCGTTCTTCAGTTGAGAG AATGCTCGAAAATAGGAGTTTGAGCTATAATGACGGGCCAATTCCGGTGCCTCTTGATGATCCATTTCTCACAGAAAATGTGCAAAGAATCCGAATCTGTGATTCAG ATGAATGGGTGCAGAATCATGAAGTTCTTTTGTTCTGGCAAGTGAAGCCCGTTGTACATGTCTTTCAG CTTAGTGAGGAAGGACCATGTGAGGACTTGAGTGAAGAAGGACAACTTTCTAGTTTCAATGAATGGATGCTTCCTGCAAAGGAATTTGATGGCATGTGGGAAAG CTTAATATATGAATCTGGCCTCAAGCAAAGGTTGTTGCGATATGCTGCAAGTGCGTTGCTCTTTACTGAAAAGGGTGTTGATCCTTTCCTTGTGTCATGGAACCG CATTATTCTATTGCATGGACCTCCAGGAACTGGGAAGACATCTTTATGTAAAGCATTAGCACAAAAGTTGTCCATACGATTTAGCTCCAG ATACCCACAGTCCCAATTGGTTGAAGTTAATGCACATTCGTTGTTTAGTAAATGGTTCTCCGAAAGCGGCAAGTTG GTTGCAAAGCTTTtccaaaaaattcaagaaatggtGGAGGAAGAAAACAATCTGGTATTTGTTTTGATTG atgaagttgaaagtcttgCTGCCGCTAGAAAAGCAGCTTTATCTGGTTCCGAACCTTCGGATTCTATTAGG GTTGTGAATGCTCTACTAACTCAGATGGATAAATTGAAATCATCGCCCAACGTGATAATCCTGACTACCTCCAATATAACTGCAGCTATTG ATATCGCATTTGTTGATCGAGCTGATATCAAAGCATATGTTGGTCCTCCAACACTTCAAGCCCGTTACGAAATTTTAAGGTCCTGCTTGCTGGAACTTATGAGAAAGGCAATCTTGTCGAGTTTTCAG GAATGTGACCAGCTTATTCTCCCAAATTACGCAACCATGAAAGAAAAGTTGAACATGCCTGAGACGCAGGAGGTTCAGGCCCCATTCCGCCTATGTAAACAGTTGCTTGAAGCTGCAGGAGCTTGTGAG GGTTTGAGCGGAAGATCTTTAAGAAAGCTTCCATTTTTGGCACATGCCGCTCTTTCCAATCCCTACCATTGTGACCCTGGCAAGTTCTTGTGTACAATGATAGATACAGCAAGAAGGGAACTTTCCGAGCTACATGAATGA